TGACTCATACTTTTGACAGAGAAGCATTAATCGTTATTTCGGATGAGAAACGGTGGAGGAAATTTTGGCCACATTATTagtaacataaaacaaaatactcaCGTCCCCTCAGTCATATCTGTTAGTGGTAGGTACACAGTTGAATCCTCCGCTGAACCATATGTATAAATTTCTCTTCAGCTACCTCTGAAGTCTCTGCCCCTTTTGCTCTTATCATGGGAATTGTAGTTCTTTAAGACAAGCGTAGGTCACTGTTCAAGTACAGTTTAGACTGCAGTACCCAGCGGGCTTCGCGGTACCGTCCGAGCAGTTCTCCTCATTGGGGAGACATGAGCAGAGACTGAGCTGTCCAATCACAAATCAGCAAGGCGGAGAAATGGGCGGGTTTACCGTGAAGTCATCCAATCAGAGACGACAAACCTTACACATGTGCTCACGCATTGATTATCATGACCCAGTGAAATGACAACAGGGCTGAACGGGAGGTTCATATgaaaaatattacttttattcaatatttaacTAGTAGCTTCCATAACAACAGTACAAAAATTGGTAAGAAGGAATTCTATGAATTGTAGCTGGTTTTCCAAATACAACCCAAATAATTCAATCTGTTAAAGACAAGCAAGAAAATAGCTGATTTTAACACACTGAGAATCAGCGTCTTACAGGTGTGTGCACAAACCAACACAGCTTTCAACACATATGTGCTGAAATGCAAATTCAATGGCCCAAAATTCTATCAGTAAAAATCTTGATTTTCCTTTCAAATTCTACAAACCcatacattaacacaaacaaaaaaataagacaCACTGTTGCAATCAGTGGATGTGACCTCAACGGACTACAAGATGAGAAATGTTCACAGCAGAGTGAACTCAGTGTGTCACAGGCTGCCGTGAGTTcagcaaataaatcaaagtagTCTGTTGCTGCAGGCAGATAGTTTGTCTGTCTTCAGTTTGGTGGCATTTGCATAGCTGCAGAGTCCTTTGTTGGAAGATATTCCTTCAGCGGTTCATCAGTCATCAACAATGGTCAGCAGACCGCTCAGCTTCAGTCTGCAGGCCAGTTCCTCCTCTTGGCTCGCCAAAATCTGCTGCTCAAGCTGCGTCAGTCGCCATGCCATAGATACAGGCAGGCTTTTAGGCAAGTCTGCTTTATCTGACAGATCACCGGTCTCTGGCTCCttcaaaaaacatgaaaatgcatGATTAGTGCAAATGGTGACTTTTAGAGAACATCGTAGATGAATCTCCTTTAATTTGCTGTGACATATCACTAAAATTACTACTTTTGTCGTGAAAAAGGACGTGACTTGTCACAGGATCACTGAGTCAGGTGACGGAACGTGACTTACCTGAGTGGGAGTGACATCCTGAGCCTTGGCTGTGGGTGCCTGTATTATGGTTGTGGACATGGACAACAGAGTGGAGGATGGAATGAAAAGCGGAGTGGACAAGTGGTCCACGGGGTCACCATCCAGCCAGCGCTGAAGCTGCTCCATGCTCCTGTAggcagtagtgtgtgtgttagacgtgacacacacacattgcaatGATTGCAATAGTGTCAAAACTCCAAATTCATTAACACCAATTCACCAactagatctttttttttttttaatcaataattaatattCTATAAACATGAATTCTAGAGGCAATGAAAACCTCTGACTGATCAGTGTTGGAGCTCTACCTTTTGCTTTcagccttctcctcctctaagCTCTGGAGGACTTTGTGGGCCAGTAGCTCTTGTGCTGTTGGAGTGCGTGTGACGTCCAGCGTGGCCGTCTGCGCCTCGAGAGGCTCCACCAGACTGTGGAACAACCTCTGTCTTAGGGGCAGACTGGTGGGTGAGGCACAAACCGCAGCACTCCCCCTGAGGATGGAAGAACAGGAGGAGTATGGTGATTGTGTAGCTGCAAAGTCGTGATGATTCGTACTTGCTTACATGTTCTTTGAAAATTGTATGTCTCTTTCAAGGGAAAGGAAGTCAAAATTGGTTTATACGTGCAAATCTGCAATTATTAGTACATGTCCGTCTATAATGATGCCACAGCGTGTATTAATTTGACACCCAGCAGCAGATTTAACTTGGCCAATTAAAGTGACAAGTTGCATATAGCAGTGTTCATACCCTTCCTTCTCTTGATGTTTCTCCCTGTGGGTCTGTCTGGTGGCCTGGGTCCACTCCTCAGGGGGCTGGAAACTCTTCAACGACTCGGTGGGCCAGTAAACCAGGATCTCCCCATCCTCCGTCACAGCATCTTCaaccacaaaacaaactaatcaTTCCATTTTGTACTGAATGTCATACACCATCAGTAGGTTCATGTAGAAGTTGTGGATTGGATCTTATTCTAAATCAATGTCAGCGCACCTTCACAGGCAGGTGGTCCAGGGATCTGCCAGTCCTTCAGCTTGTGGTCAATGCAAATCACCAGTATATCGTCCCAGGGAATCTGACTGAAGACAGGACATACGTTCTCGTTTCCGTTGCCCCAGTCGCTCATGGCTACCTTGGATCTGGGGGTGCGGGGACGCTGACCCTTTAGCTTGACCCTCTCCAGAAGGTTTTCCAGCCGTGACATCAGGAGAGGCTGACTGCGGCGCGAGACCGGGATCTGAGCAGCGTAGCAaaagatggaggagcagagctCAGACCACGAGTCTAAAGGAagtgaggagggagaaggaagtGTAATGCATGGATTATTGGTGTCTTGTTCATATCTTTGcgttttttcttttgtactcAAGAGGATTTCGTACAGTAATGGAACCATTAATAAACCTAATTCCTCAATCACTGACCTGTGGGAGACAAATCCTTCCACAGTggcagctgcaggctgaggatGGCTTTGCGTAGCCAGGCCAGATGTTGGGTAGAGTTCCAACCCAGATGAGGGACAAAGTCGCGGGTATCAGGCAGGCAGAACTCCACTGGCGGCCACGAGAGTCTGCTGAGATCGTGGGACGACACTGTGTCGGCAATGTGAGCCAGGATGGCATTGTACAGCTGGATAATAGGCGCAGGGTGCTGGGAGGGAAGACGTGCAGCGGCCCGTTGCTGGCGTTGGGCCTCGACTCGGGGACTGAACTCATGACTCAAACTGCCCTCTACGAGCTGCACCAGGGTCAGGCAGGAGagtggggatggtggtggagcaCGGGCCAGCAGCCAAAGCAAAGCCTGGCTTAGCTAGAAACACACAACAGTAATTAATATGATGAGTTAGgacaaatgtttgaaaaacacAACCTATATAACACAGGAGATAATTCTCTGTAAGTTCATCACTTGGTGTGATCtctttcacattgtcacattgcTACTATAAAAATATCAGCTGCATCTGCCTCAGCCCAAACACAACATCTCTATCTCTATCAAATCTCAACACAGTCGTGCTTGTGAAAGTGAAGGTCACTCAACACAAATGATGAAAGTTGTTCTGGTGtctgtgcatgaatgtgtgtggtaCCTGTTTGGATCCCTGCAGATCACTTGTGGTCTCTGGTATGAAGAAGAATGTGTACTCTGATAACAGGCCTTCCTCGACTAGTGTGTGCAGCATCAGGGCTGAGGAACAAGGCACCATCAGAAGAATGGTTCAGGAAGTAGTCACTTTTAATCTGGAATCATTCAACTACTAATTCTGACATACAGCACAACTTTTTTATGAACAGCCATTTGAATATCCTACATTACGTCTGACCAGGAACCTTTTTATGTTAATATTACTGTTATTAATTACCGTCTTCAAGTTTCTGTGTGTCACCAGTATCAGGCCCTGGCACCATTATGACCAGAGGCAGCGGGCAGTGCCAGGTGCTGGCCTGCTGTAGTTGTTTGAGCTGAAGCAGGGCTGACAGCAGAGGTACATCCTGCTCGTCGTGCCCGGGCTCAACGGTGGGCATGGCAGGAAGCAACATGATCAGGGCTCCTGCCCCGTGAAGCTCACAGCACTCTTCCATTTTGGACAGGCCGTCCTCGGTCAGAGGGCCTCGGGACGCCTGGAGACACCACCGAGAAGAAAACCGTGTGTTACACAGTCGGTCAAGGAACGGCCAGTAATATTTATATCTACCTATATAACAaaaaacatgcatgtatgtaaaCTGGTGACCAATGTGGGTTATTAATAAGTGTAGATACATAGTGAACCGTATATAGTGTTGAATGGCCTTGCTGATGAATACCACCGACCGAACAAACTCACTTCACAAAGCTTTTAAATGAACCTATTGATATTTAACAAATCAAATTAACAAAAcactcaaatgaaaaaagaattgTAATTGTGTCCAAGCAGTAACcacatgttacatgtttgttatcctttatatttctttttctaattgtaatttttactttattctaaTGATTATTCTGTATTGCCCAGTAGCCTTTTAGCTCAGCTTTAAGAGAGACACGCTGCATTTTACCGCACTGATGTTGGAAATCATTCGTACAGGCTGCAGTTTGATCTGACCTTGACGCTGATGTGGACTTTGTGAATATGTTGTTCTCTCTCCTGGAGTGTCGTGGTGACACAGAGTGTCTGCAGTGCGCCGTCTAGCTGCCCGTCATCCACCTCTGCCACCCTGCCACCACCGAGCTTCACCTCCAGCCAGTCTGACAGGATCCTGAGGACAccagacaggagaggacacaCCAAATGAAATGTTCGATGATAAATGAAGAAGATCTTAGATATGATCAAACATTCGGCTGCTCACCTGTCTGCTAGGCTGGCTACGCTCTCGTGGTCGTTAGGTAAGAGGAGAACAGCTTTCCAGAATATTCGGTGAGGTGGGTTGGGGGTGTTTTCTGTCACCAGAGCAGGCAGATCGAGTGGCGCCCACACTTTATCactaggagagagagagagaaaaaaaaaaaaaaagaggtcaaAATGCTGCTTTGCGACATGGACCATTGACTGAAGAAACACACTCGTGACTTACTCAAGCAGCTGCTGATAGTAGAAGTGGACTCTCATCTGGTGGATCACTTCTTGTCTCATCTTTAACAaccttaaaatacaaaacaggtCATGTTTTTCTGGAGCAGTAAAGTGGCATTCACCTCAAAGCTGACAAAGATAGTagactaaaaacaaaagtgatatAGATGGCATGCCTCACACATCATGTCCtgtaaaattatataataatgcaGTGACAAATACACTAATGTGAAACCAGAACATTAACCAGTTTCTCACTCAATCCGTCCTCATGCAAATTCCAAACGAACACTTTGAGAACACCACCAAATGAACACACCTGGTGCTGGAGAGGGCCAGGGTGCCGGCGTTTCCCAGATTGACCAGCCCACGGGCAAGGTCTGCTATGGAGGGCTGCTCAGGGGCGCTGGGAGCCAGAGCCTTCAGTTTGAATCGAGGGTCCACACAGCAGGGTGCGGCAGGGAAACCTCTCATCTGTCTCTTCAGCTGCCGACGTACTGCTACCACGTCACGCCACCTGGAGGTACAGATGACAGGAGGAATGACAAAGAGACATAAATTGTAAAAGGAAATTGCTGGTGGGTCAGTATAACTGATTAATGTTTGCCTGTTATCAAATAATTGATAATGGCCGGGCAAAGAACTGTTACATGGTAGTCTGAATATTTCTGTGGCTTCCCTCATTTGCTCCGTTTGTTACCTTTTGATGTACTTGTGGATGCGTTGCAGCTCAGCTTCAAGGATATCCTCAACCAGCAGAGCGATGTCTGCATTCAGTGTCTCCTCCAGTAGACTGCTACAGACCTGCTCTGTGCATTTAGCCACACGGTCTGCTTTCTCATTCATCGCCTGTCTGAAGAAGGAATTAAAAAGAGCcactttacattttgttaaaCTCGACTGTGCCACTCAAAGACTTTCTActtaatgatattattattatagcattTTAAGCAGTCTTGTTAATTGTGTAACTTGACATCAGACCAGGTTAGGATTTAGATTTAAAGCCTTACTGGATCTCAGACGTGGCAGTCTCCCTTATGGTCTCGTCTAAAACTTCATGGACGAGCTCTGTGCAGAGAGAGGCGCTCAACTGAGCCAGGAAGGCTTCGTGCTCCTGCCTCCTCCTGACACCGACAGACATGGACAAGGAAAAGGGGGTGAAATGTGGCAAATAAAGCTACTTTGAGAATTGCTTTATGCCTGCTTGAATAAAAGGACGAATAAGACTTGAGTGTAATGTGATGTGCTATAATCAACAGAACATCATCAGGCTGCCCTCATCGGTCAGCAGACCAACCTGGCTTCTTCAAGCTTGCGTTTCTCTTCAGCGACACGCTCCTGTTCCAGCTTGATCTCGGCGGAGGACACCTCCTGCAGCATCTGTCCCAACACCTCGCTCACCAGTGACTCCACCTGCACAGTGCTCTCGCTGCAGAACCAAAGGCAGCAGgtcagcaaaaaaacaacaacactagtttctatacaaataaacaaattataACCGTGACAAAGTCAATTAAAGGTCATGTATGATTTAAATGTATCAGACGGAAAAGCTGGATGGATGCATCACTTGAACTTACGCAAGAGCTGTTGTGACATAGCTGGCACCAGCATCGGCTGCCTCCCTCACTGCTGCTTCCACCAGCTCCTCAATCACACAGTCTAGTACAGCCATGACGTCCTGCAGGAGGGAGcaaaaacatttactgtgatgcacaaaataaaaaactagGAATAAAAACTAAGGATGGTTAAAATATacatatcaaataaatatttggcatttttgcaagaaaatgtaattaatcatcaaaataatgaataataaagacaaacagGTGCGCAGATCTgttatttcagtaaaagtaaCAATGTAGTATGTAAGTATGTAATTTAAATATGAAAGGCTGCATTTTTACGTGTTCTGTTACACTACTGGATTATGACTACAGAATCATTCATGtgtgagcagcattttaatgagGTAGCTGATCTGTAAAGTAACTCCGGCTGTCAGGAAagggtaaaaataaacaaatattcatGTTCAAGTACCTCATGAAGCTTCTAAATGTACTGTTATTTCCCACATCATCAGATTTACAAGCCCATCAGTAAGGAATACAAGGATCAGAAAAGAGTGTTGTAACTATGTTATTGTGGCGCACACTACTGAAATGCTCAATTAGTTCTTCTGGTCTCACAGTTCTAATTTCTGAAATTATGAGCCGAGAGATCTTGCCCACCTCGTTGCTGTACGCGGGCCGAGGTTTGGGTGGGGGCGATGGTGGTTTGACAGGCTGAGGCTGAGGTATCGGCTGGAACAGCTGCTGGCCGTCTGCTGGGTGGGCCGAGCTGTGGTACGGATCACTTGGCTCTCCTGTCTCGTCTAAAACAGCTGGAGGCAGGCCAAACCCAGTGGGCACGTCTGGGGCCTTCGCCGGCTCGACCTGCGTCAGCAACTCAGTGCTCGGTGGTGACTTCACCTCTGCCCTGGTGGCTGAGAcaataaaggaacatttcagcTGTTATTAATGAGATGCACTCCCTGTGGTAAGATTACACACTTATACCTtagaattaatttttttgtgtgGTGAGACGGAGCAAATACCTTTAAATTGGCTTTGAGTGGGCTCGGCCAGAAAGCCTTCTCCGCGGTACTTGTTCTGGGAGTCAAAGCTGCAGATGGGGGCGTGCTGTAGAGGGCTTGGGAGAGGGCCTCCGTTCACCACCTCTCCAATcaacactgttttctttgcGAGGATGACCTCCGACTTCTTCTGGGCCAGAGGCAGGTCTGGCTCCTGATAGGATATCCGGCTCAGCTCTACCACTCTGTGAACAATGTTTTATGAAATTTTCAATGGACCTTTGCACAAAATACTCTGCGTTGATCAATGCCAGTGACTCAGTTACTGTTAACTCAGTtgattacattatattttttagtttgttAGCGGGATAgcttaaaaacaaattcaatgTATTCATTGAAACATGCCAATAGCACCATCACGCAGCTTTCTAAGaagatatttacatttttcctcaTACCTATTTAACTCTGAGGTATAGAATTGTCTTGTGTTGCATAATGGCGCTATGATCAGGTATCATCCAATTTAATAAGCATCTATCACCAGTGACACTCACCCATCGTTGACAGTGAGGCCGTACTGCTGGATGAAGTCAGTTGCCTCTGCAGTGTCACGGAACATTAACATCCGAACTATGTCCTCAACTGGAAAGGCAGTCGATCGTGGACCCACAGTGTGAGCCATGTTCAAGGTCTTCAAGGCCTTAGCTCTGACctgtgtagacacacacacacacacacactttgtaagATCATCCATTATGAACAACACAAACTTCTGTCTGCCGCTTTAATGCTAGCAGTTACAACGGCTGTGTGTGGTGCCAAAAGGCACAAATAGCTTTATATATATTAGAACAGACTTGTGTTACACAAACCATGTTTCAATTGTGACAACCCTTCTCTCACTCTTCTATTATTCCTGttctttttcatctctttatctctttaaaatacaaatacaggaAAAAGGACAGTGGCTATTGGCTGGATTCACCTCATGcactaaatgaaaacaatacatgctaatacagtattattatagtatatagtaGTAATATAGTATTTTCTCATTCATAGTTCCAAACTTTAGGAGAACCTACACattattgaaaatgtttcaggCAAGTTCAGGGTTTTCTCAGTCTCCACCATCAACAAGGAAAACCATTCCTAACCTGGTTGAAGTATCTGTGCAGGAGGCAGCTGCCGAGGTAGGAGGCTCCTTTCACCAGCTTGAAGAAGCGCACAAAGTTGTTGCTGTTGACTGCAGCGAATGCGTGCACGGCAAACTTCACCTCGGGGGAATTGCGCACCTCGTCACGGAATTGCTGCACTTCACTGTGTGGACATAAAGTGCGAGGAAGCATTTCATTACCACAGAGCGAGGTACAAAATGTACTGAATGCAAACAAGCACGCCCCAAAAAGTGAAGTCTCAACTGACATTGTATAAAATGATTTTACAAAgctaatgtgtgtgtcagtggacCTACCGTAGGATGTCACCGTCGTTCAGTTTTAGCAGCACGTTGTACTGGCGAAACTCAGCCTCCCGGGAACAGTAGATCTGACGCGTGGCCAGGTCCTGGTACATTTCTTTGAGGCTCTGGAGGCACTTTGTCATGTTCTCGTTGTTAATCTTGGCGTCGAAAGATGAGATGTGCTCCTCGCAGAGGTGGTGGGCGCAGTGCACGTGGAAGCGTGTGCACTTCTCTATCAGTGACACCGTGTGCGGGCAGCACAGGTGCTGCTGGGTGATGTCCTGTTGGCATTACAGAGCTGCGGTTTGAACTCAGTCTACAAAAGATGGGTCACATTTCTTCTTCCTGATGTGGTGAATTTGGGATTTAAAGTACAGGATTCCTTGACTTTTTATGGTGAACTGATCAGTTTGGAGCCCTTGGGTGTAAAGAGCAGCAGAGTCCTGTTTGTATTTACTATCCACACGTATACATAAGTACTTTAAACACGCATAAGACAGCATCGCACAATCCAACAAAACCTACACAGGCTGTATTTGTCTATGTAAAATAGTTGCCTAGTACTTTTCAAAGCTGTGGGCTCTCCCTTCCACCTCATGAATAACTGTAAAAAAAGATTCACACAAGATTTAGGCGTGATTACAGCTGACATTTGAAGGAGCAGCTCACCTACGGCAGGCCCTTACCTTGCGGATGCCTCGCGTCCTGTTCCAGACAAAGTCGTACCAGTCCCGGTAGTTGTCGTGGCCCTGGTCCATGATCTGAGTCACCAGATAGTCCATGGTCATGCTGAGCACAGGCAGGGGTCGCAACTCGTGGGGCAGGGGCTCCTCCTGGTCGGCTGACGAGCGGCTGTACTCCTTGATGGCTGCTGTGTGATCCACCTTGTTGGGGACAGGAAGtggtggttttatttgtttgtctacATTGTTCCTCCTGTGTTTAAGTACCTGCAAGCTCTTAACTTGCAATTACATTATTTGTCATTATCCTTTGAGctacatatatttatacatcCAGTATGCTGAGATAACAGGCATATCTACAATGTAATCTTATTCCAATTGTATACATATGCTGATGTACCCAAATAACCACTAAATACAGATAATAAATAGTAAAAAACTTTACTAAGCATTCCTAAATTAAAGGGGGGTATAGCAAATGACCTATGTTGCAAAAACAAGAGATAAAATTAAGAAGAGATCTAAGAGAAACTTCTCGCGATACCAGAAACCTGATTTAACATCTCACAGTACAGTCGCAGCTAAACAAGCCTA
This region of Pempheris klunzingeri isolate RE-2024b chromosome 10, fPemKlu1.hap1, whole genome shotgun sequence genomic DNA includes:
- the mcm3ap gene encoding germinal-center associated nuclear protein, yielding MNPSNPFGSPQGGAFQAPNNTLKTGLFQSFGQQSSSNQPQPMGFFQPSAFGQPSVLNQPSPHGNTVFGQAPAFGQPSSQPPTLSQTPAFGQPSLGMTNSSFGSSTAPAFGQTSGQNQSSVFGQTPAFGQPSAFGQAPGFGQQAPGFGKPPPAYGQQPSGFGNSQMASGSAAAAAAAATALGQPQPLGFGQSVFGQPSSTSVTTSVFGTAQSVTQSRGFGSSNFSFKPANEALFKPIFSASPEPANPQTTSMSSSPFGGSGTQTSSSTMSSSSSSTTAAATTTSTTGFSLLTGPKSGPLGFSFSQPAAAPSISTQNNPLTTDSSSGPSNNLQFTFSQPAVPSSSNTKTSSTQPITPSSFNFSTKAPQPQATPLFGGTSFGQPSVFVDTKAKTETGADEKGSTLESLEDTNIFARFSKGTKRKEDPVATSTGPEKPATEEDVPAEADSTRPPPKRPLIRSRGPPGGLFGRALSGLLKDGTGPVRRETTKETHEQASTFEETKREVVQAQSDELPAAPPTAQALTGDVLAKADESDPANAPDLQVETTTPVRRGARRESSESLSGMSPTDCNTIQCRNVPPALNRKDTIEKHFSRFGKVRKVFCRPAKNLAIVHFDDHASAAKAKKKGKVLHRHELLLLWQRKKQSPGDKGSSSAAGKEEAEGESQEDVESKSVSSPLRRPALRAPAVSSTVTSSRSSPVKKSPLAKALQFDTEPQKESSAEAQTSERPVPSSLLHLIGQLAETAEDKYRLLEQIDKILRQGRPKRTDLDMSKVFVGTCPDMCPEKERYMRETRNQLSIFEVFPDTEMVDHTAAIKEYSRSSADQEEPLPHELRPLPVLSMTMDYLVTQIMDQGHDNYRDWYDFVWNRTRGIRKDITQQHLCCPHTVSLIEKCTRFHVHCAHHLCEEHISSFDAKINNENMTKCLQSLKEMYQDLATRQIYCSREAEFRQYNVLLKLNDGDILREVQQFRDEVRNSPEVKFAVHAFAAVNSNNFVRFFKLVKGASYLGSCLLHRYFNQVRAKALKTLNMAHTVGPRSTAFPVEDIVRMLMFRDTAEATDFIQQYGLTVNDGVVELSRISYQEPDLPLAQKKSEVILAKKTVLIGEVVNGGPLPSPLQHAPICSFDSQNKYRGEGFLAEPTQSQFKATRAEVKSPPSTELLTQVEPAKAPDVPTGFGLPPAVLDETGEPSDPYHSSAHPADGQQLFQPIPQPQPVKPPSPPPKPRPAYSNEDVMAVLDCVIEELVEAAVREAADAGASYVTTALAESTVQVESLVSEVLGQMLQEVSSAEIKLEQERVAEEKRKLEEARRRQEHEAFLAQLSASLCTELVHEVLDETIRETATSEIQQAMNEKADRVAKCTEQVCSSLLEETLNADIALLVEDILEAELQRIHKYIKRWRDVVAVRRQLKRQMRGFPAAPCCVDPRFKLKALAPSAPEQPSIADLARGLVNLGNAGTLALSSTRLLKMRQEVIHQMRVHFYYQQLLDDKVWAPLDLPALVTENTPNPPHRIFWKAVLLLPNDHESVASLADRILSDWLEVKLGGGRVAEVDDGQLDGALQTLCVTTTLQEREQHIHKVHISVKASRGPLTEDGLSKMEECCELHGAGALIMLLPAMPTVEPGHDEQDVPLLSALLQLKQLQQASTWHCPLPLVIMVPGPDTGDTQKLEDALMLHTLVEEGLLSEYTFFFIPETTSDLQGSKQLSQALLWLLARAPPPSPLSCLTLVQLVEGSLSHEFSPRVEAQRQQRAAARLPSQHPAPIIQLYNAILAHIADTVSSHDLSRLSWPPVEFCLPDTRDFVPHLGWNSTQHLAWLRKAILSLQLPLWKDLSPTDSWSELCSSIFCYAAQIPVSRRSQPLLMSRLENLLERVKLKGQRPRTPRSKVAMSDWGNGNENVCPVFSQIPWDDILVICIDHKLKDWQIPGPPACEDAVTEDGEILVYWPTESLKSFQPPEEWTQATRQTHREKHQEKEGGSAAVCASPTSLPLRQRLFHSLVEPLEAQTATLDVTRTPTAQELLAHKVLQSLEEEKAESKRSMEQLQRWLDGDPVDHLSTPLFIPSSTLLSMSTTIIQAPTAKAQDVTPTQEPETGDLSDKADLPKSLPVSMAWRLTQLEQQILASQEEELACRLKLSGLLTIVDD